The nucleotide window CTAGACGTATGGTCACACTCATCGGTGCAAAGGCTTCTTCTACTTCTCCATCCATGGTGTCGATGGCCGCTATCTTGGACGTGAATCCAGAAGGGAGTAGAGTGACTTCATCACCCCGTTTGAAGACTCCACCCGCAATACGACCTGCATAGCCACGATAGTCCGGATACTCGGCCGTTTGAGGGCGTATGACGTACTGCACCGGGAATCGGCAGTCCACATGATTGTGATCACCAGAGATGTGGACATTCTCCAAAGTATACATGAGGGTGGCACCTTCATACCAGTCCATATTCTCAGACTTATGTACCACATTGTCCCCTTTCAAAGCAGAGATAGGAATGAAGCGCACATCGGTGACCTCCAGTTTGGTACAGAAATCGTCCAGCGTTTCCTTGATGTCATCGAAGACCTCTTCCTTGTAATCCACCAAGTCCATCTTGTTGATGCAGAACACGATGTGAGGAATCTGCAGCAAGGAGGCGATGAATGCGTGCCTGCAGGTCTGTTCAACCATACCGTGTCGGGCATCCACCAGGATGATGGCCAAGTTGGCCGTGCTCGCTCCTGTCACCATGTTACGGGTATACTGGATGTGTCCCGGGGTATCGGCTATGATGAATTTACGCTTGGGAGTCGCAAAGTAGCGATAGGCCACATCGATGGTGATACCTTGCTCCCGCTCTGCGCGCAGTCCATCGGTAAGTAGAGCGAGATTCACTCCTTCATCGCTATCGCCTCCTAGTCTTTCGCTGGCCTTCTCTATGGCCTCCATCTGATCCTGGAAGATGGATTTACTATCGAAGAGCATACGACCGATCAAGGTCGATTTTCCGTCATCCACACTACCTGCCGTGGTGAAACGGAGCAGGTCCATATCGAGATATCCTTTTTGAGATGTCATGTGATCTGAATGTATTTTTCAGTGTTGTGTCTAGAAATATCCTGCCTTCTTACGGTCTTCCATGGCCGCTTCTGAGCGTTTGTCATCGGAACGACCACCGCGCTCGGTGACCCGCGTAGAGGAGACCTCATCGATGATCTTCTCCAAGCTATCAGCATCGGATTCCACCGCTCCGGTGCAGGTCATATCCCCGATGGTACGGAAACGGACGACCATCTCCTTGACCTCTTCGTCATCCTTGCGTGGCACCACTTCTGTAGCCGCAAGTAAGACACCGTCCCGCTCGAATACTTCACGCGTATGGCTGAAGTAGAGGGACGGCAGGTCTATATTCTCGTGGAGGATGTACTGCCAAATGTCCATCTCGGTCCAGTTGGAGATGGGGAATACCCGGAAGTGCTCACCCATCTGCTTCTTTCCGTTGAATATGTTCCAGAGTTCTGGCCGCTGGTTCTTAGGGTCCCATTGTCCGAATTCATCCCTATGAGAGAAGAAACGCTCCTTGGCCCGTGCTTTTTCTTCATCCCTACGCGCACCTCCCATCGCTGCATCGTACCTACCGGCTTCTAATGATTCCAATAGCGTGACGGTCTGCAGGGCGTTCCGACTGGCGTTGATCCCTTTCTCTTCCATCACCTTGCCCTCATCGATGGATTGCTGTACCGAACCCACGATGAGCTTGGCTCCGGTCTTTTCCATTAAGCGGTCCCGGAACTCGATGGTCTCTGGGAAGTTATGACCGGTATCTACATGGAGCAGCGGGAAGGGCACCTTTCCGGGCCAGAAGGCCTTTCGTGCCAAATGGAACATCACGATCGAGTCCTTCCCTCCAGAAAAAAGCATGACCGGATTCTCGAATTGAGAAGCCACTTCTCGTAGGACATAGATGGATTCTGATTCCAGTTCTTTTAAATGTGTCAGGCTATATGCACCCATCAGTTCAATGTGATTTTAGTGATAATGAAGCGGTAGAGTTCATCTACGCAGTCTTCAATGCTTTTGTTCTCGGTCTTCAGCTCCAAAGCTGGGGAGGAAGGTGCTTCAAAGGGAGCGCTTATCCCGGTGAAATCAGGAATCTCACCTGCACGGGCTTTCTTGTAGAGACCTTTGACATCCCGGCCCTCGCATATCTCCAAGGGGGTGTTTATGTATACCTCTTGGAAATCATCTGGACCGATGATATCGCGTGCCATCGCCCGGATCTCTTCAGTGGGGCTTACAAAGCAATTGATGCAGATGACCCCACAGTGGATGAATAGTTTGCTGACCTCGGCTATCCTACGGATGTTCTCTTTCCGGTCATCTTCAGCAAAGCCGAGATTATTACAGACTCCGGCCCGTATGTTATCCCCATCGAGCAATTGACTGAGATATCCATCAGCATGGAGCTTGCGTTCCAATCCCTTGGCTATGGTGGTCTTACCGCTTCCCGATAAGCCAGTCATCCAGAATACCGAGGCTCGTTGATTGAGCATCAGTTCTTTATCATGCCTTGGGAGCATTTCATCGAATACCGTGAAGATGTTGCCCTGTTCCTCTTTCATTCAAGCTGAAAAACGGCTGCAAATGTAAGCCTTTCAGTACAAGCTGTCTAGCATCCCTAGGCTTCTGTCACAATGGAAGGTTCATAGATGAAGAGCATGATCGCAGTCGAGTTTATCAATGGATTCTTCTTACGATTCCGTTCAGGGATTTTCAGGTCGTCCATCCTGCTGCAGCTTCATTTTCTCTTTTTATTCGACCATCTTTGTGTTCCGATCAAGGATCACAGTATGTCTACACTGAGAAAAGCCGCCATGTATCCCCTTCCCACCAGTTTTCCTACGGTGGATCAAGTAGGAGTCATCGAACGCGCTTCACGTTTCACCAAGCGCAGTATCAAGAAAGAGGCAAAGCTCCATGGGCTTTCCATGGCCTTGAATATGATCGACCTCACCACCTTGGAAGGAATGGACACAGAGGGGAAGGTCAAGCAACTCTGTTACAAAGCCCAGCACCTTCATGATGCAGCTGAGGATATCCCCACTGTAGCGGCAGTTTGTGTCTATCCCAACTTCGTTGGACTTGCCAAGAAAGAACTCAAAGGGTCGAAGATCAAAGTAGCGTCCGTGGCCACTGCCTTTCCTAGTGGAAACAGTTCTTTGGAGCTGAAACTGGATGATGTACGCATGGCTGTAGACCAAGGAGCTGATGAGGTGGACATGGTCATTTCGCGCGGTCGTTTCCACCAGGGCGAATACCGATACGTATATGATGAGATAGCTGCTGTGAAAGAAGCATGTGACACGGCCAGATTGAAGGTCATTTTGGAGACCGGGGAGTTGGGCACTTTCGATAAAGTGCGCATGGCCAGTGATATTGCTATAGCTGCTGGGGGGGACTTCATCAAAACAAGTACCGGCAAGATCAAACCCGCAGCCACCATGCCTGTGACCCTTGTGATGCTGGAGGCTATCCGTGATCATTATTTCAGGACCGGAGAGATGGTGGGCATGAAACCCGCTGGTGGAATCTCGAATTCCAAACTCGCCTTGCATTATCTTATCATGGTCAA belongs to Flavobacteriales bacterium and includes:
- the deoC gene encoding deoxyribose-phosphate aldolase; this translates as MSTLRKAAMYPLPTSFPTVDQVGVIERASRFTKRSIKKEAKLHGLSMALNMIDLTTLEGMDTEGKVKQLCYKAQHLHDAAEDIPTVAAVCVYPNFVGLAKKELKGSKIKVASVATAFPSGNSSLELKLDDVRMAVDQGADEVDMVISRGRFHQGEYRYVYDEIAAVKEACDTARLKVILETGELGTFDKVRMASDIAIAAGGDFIKTSTGKIKPAATMPVTLVMLEAIRDHYFRTGEMVGMKPAGGISNSKLALHYLIMVKETLGNEWLSNEWFRFGASSLANDVLMQIMKQRSGAYQSADYFSID
- the cysC gene encoding adenylyl-sulfate kinase is translated as MKEEQGNIFTVFDEMLPRHDKELMLNQRASVFWMTGLSGSGKTTIAKGLERKLHADGYLSQLLDGDNIRAGVCNNLGFAEDDRKENIRRIAEVSKLFIHCGVICINCFVSPTEEIRAMARDIIGPDDFQEVYINTPLEICEGRDVKGLYKKARAGEIPDFTGISAPFEAPSSPALELKTENKSIEDCVDELYRFIITKITLN
- the cysD gene encoding sulfate adenylyltransferase subunit CysD, producing the protein MGAYSLTHLKELESESIYVLREVASQFENPVMLFSGGKDSIVMFHLARKAFWPGKVPFPLLHVDTGHNFPETIEFRDRLMEKTGAKLIVGSVQQSIDEGKVMEEKGINASRNALQTVTLLESLEAGRYDAAMGGARRDEEKARAKERFFSHRDEFGQWDPKNQRPELWNIFNGKKQMGEHFRVFPISNWTEMDIWQYILHENIDLPSLYFSHTREVFERDGVLLAATEVVPRKDDEEVKEMVVRFRTIGDMTCTGAVESDADSLEKIIDEVSSTRVTERGGRSDDKRSEAAMEDRKKAGYF
- the cysN gene encoding sulfate adenylyltransferase subunit CysN; protein product: MTSQKGYLDMDLLRFTTAGSVDDGKSTLIGRMLFDSKSIFQDQMEAIEKASERLGGDSDEGVNLALLTDGLRAEREQGITIDVAYRYFATPKRKFIIADTPGHIQYTRNMVTGASTANLAIILVDARHGMVEQTCRHAFIASLLQIPHIVFCINKMDLVDYKEEVFDDIKETLDDFCTKLEVTDVRFIPISALKGDNVVHKSENMDWYEGATLMYTLENVHISGDHNHVDCRFPVQYVIRPQTAEYPDYRGYAGRIAGGVFKRGDEVTLLPSGFTSKIAAIDTMDGEVEEAFAPMSVTIRLEDELDLSRGGMIVRTNNQPEVEQDIEMMVCWMGETPLQPNGKYSIKHTSKDARCIVKEVYYKVDINTLHRMEDDKSIGMNDIGRIKVRTTDPLFHDKYTRNRITGSVILIDEATNSTVGAGMII